One genomic window of Salipiger abyssi includes the following:
- a CDS encoding energy-coupling factor transporter transmembrane component T family protein: protein MLALTSSIETPYHRWPAGVKLAIASLSVLGIYLIDSPLWLAAITCAVAAAYLVGGRRFFREGLRLSRPLWPFVVVLLVWHLIEGAPARGVALVLRLIAAVGIANLVTMTSRLDDLTDVVLRLLSPLRRVGLDPAPVGFAMAVTIRFTPVLLAKARGLREAWRARSARAPGWRIVLPLGLLAIDDAEQVAEALRARGGIGQAPPGADQ from the coding sequence ATGCTGGCACTGACCTCTTCGATTGAGACGCCCTATCACCGCTGGCCGGCGGGGGTGAAGCTCGCCATCGCCTCACTGAGCGTGCTGGGCATCTACCTGATCGACAGCCCGCTCTGGCTTGCGGCGATCACATGCGCGGTGGCGGCGGCCTATCTCGTCGGCGGGCGGCGGTTCTTCCGCGAAGGGCTGCGCCTGTCGCGCCCGCTCTGGCCCTTTGTGGTCGTGCTGCTCGTCTGGCACCTGATCGAAGGCGCCCCGGCGCGCGGCGTGGCGCTGGTGCTGCGGCTGATTGCGGCGGTGGGCATCGCTAACCTCGTCACCATGACCAGCCGGCTCGACGATCTGACCGATGTGGTGCTGCGCCTGCTGTCGCCGCTGCGGCGCGTCGGTCTCGATCCCGCGCCGGTCGGGTTCGCCATGGCGGTCACCATCCGCTTCACCCCCGTGTTGCTGGCCAAGGCGCGGGGGCTGCGCGAGGCCTGGCGCGCCCGCAGCGCCCGCGCCCCGGGCTGGCGCATCGTGCTGCCGCTGGGGCTATTGGCCATCGACGATGCCGAGCAGGTCGCCGAGGCGCTGCGCGCGCGCGGCGGCATCGGACAGGCGCCGCCGGGGGCCGATCAATAG
- a CDS encoding biotin transporter BioY, with protein sequence MERNVVMIALFAALIAVLGLIPAITLGFGVPITAQSLGVMMCGTVLGARRGALAVLLFLLLVALGLPLLAGGRGGLGVFASPTVGFLVGFPVSAFVAGLIVEKTRSLPLVVTATAGAAIGGIFFMYICGIVGMAVTLDKTLAEATLLATPFLPGDAIKAVIAGMLTSALARARPASVLSRS encoded by the coding sequence ATGGAACGCAATGTTGTGATGATCGCGCTGTTCGCCGCGCTGATCGCGGTGCTCGGGCTGATCCCGGCGATCACCCTTGGTTTCGGGGTGCCGATCACCGCGCAGAGCCTCGGCGTGATGATGTGCGGCACCGTTCTGGGTGCCCGCCGGGGCGCGCTTGCCGTGCTGCTCTTCCTGCTGCTCGTGGCGCTGGGGCTGCCGCTGCTGGCCGGCGGACGTGGCGGTCTCGGGGTGTTTGCCTCGCCGACCGTGGGCTTCCTTGTCGGCTTCCCGGTCTCCGCCTTTGTCGCCGGGCTCATCGTTGAGAAAACCCGCAGCCTGCCGCTTGTTGTGACCGCGACGGCGGGCGCGGCCATCGGCGGTATCTTCTTTATGTATATCTGCGGCATCGTCGGCATGGCGGTCACCCTCGACAAGACGCTGGCCGAAGCGACGCTGCTTGCCACGCCCTTCCTGCCGGGCGACGCCATCAAGGCGGTGATCGCCGGCATGCTGA